One Temnothorax longispinosus isolate EJ_2023e chromosome 8, Tlon_JGU_v1, whole genome shotgun sequence genomic region harbors:
- the Mical gene encoding uncharacterized protein Mical isoform X2, which translates to MDQIGKKQAANSPEVALASEIFDQFCNAATLKSILSYYRQLCELLKIRPNAINQFYPKLKTKLRSWKAQALWKKFDQRANHKCYNRGKVCPNTRVLIIGGGPCGLRTAIEAQLLGAKVVVVEKRDRMSRNNVLHLWPFVIQDLRGLGAKKFFGKFCAGSIDHISIRQLQCILLKVALILGVEFHENVSFDSLIQPPDNQEDGKIGWRAKTSPADHPVSQYEFDVLIGADGKRNTLEGFKRKEFRGKLAIAITANFINKRTEAEARVEEISGVAFIFNQKFFKELYQETGIDLENIVYYKDDTHYFVMTAKKHSLIDKGVILRDHADTAKLLAKENVDREALMLYAREAAEFSTEYQMMDMEFAVNHYGQPDVAMFDFTSMYAAENASRVLERHGHRLLMILVGDSLLEPFWPTGSGCARGFLSSLDAGWAIKGWGASLLPLEVIAERESIYRLLGQTTPENLNRDYAAYTLDPHTRYPNLNVRSVTPIQVRSLLDTDDPESIKQPAIQSEIDIPKKRKRRDLRADTQVHPDTLLRWLQKQVALYDKVHIEDMGASFKDGLAICAIVHRYRPDLIDFYSLNAKDAVKNNQLAFDTLDKELNIPPIMTGEEMVQCDVPDTLAMFSYLTQIYEVFRGEIPYIKHPKLEPEAEECTAHPKQLKQWTSEEKATKARHSRSRHANENVHSYVDKKDNTVGRRSRKRRSTEKVGATMDERQKKLDEIEKHRTERMKKRQYLRKMATEQFYKSMQMLQANAKREKDEPFEDYSIFLYRQTAPDFKDRVKDLEQKILYPDRQPKVRIGHRRGSVDEEFSGRIKDFEDKLKGTTSSEKKPRDLLRAIGKIEKTDWNVKEIEKKIEENKMGRGVRHERVEKVPKWSREQFLARQIKMEKRGNDQRDTYSKYADIDNTLKNIGKKIREGSALGYNKVSAMAEQFSNKNQDVEPKLQKSNTKPAVVLPVQGGSEMCHFCNKRVYLMERLSAEGKFFHRGCFRCEYCSISLRIGNHTFDREKNGGRFYCTQHFGLSGTMKTRVEKKKISLVNKENVSNAAATLKTPEKAKTSLEGIVGLDLLDRGQTPERIEFENLAEISDPEEAHSQMDEDEWTDRNFGASTAEMGSSDDISDMSDSDEDNEVFEEAIDQPLTTEGTLELAKNWTLRYSHPHATIGQSDTGSNEYEDSSDEYTSEDDESGTATEDEEDVRARELRKQEVWLKVPPRSSDTDTGSETEVVSSEEASTEESVENSATEISTDSEFEHDEATPTQHEIPEITINDSYVRKTRGAYVELKKVQVKSKVISSINGNLTQDKRQQDISEQFLGDRTKNLESNKEVNCNVPASVDTNNCTPLLNPRKGDYLLNRTHSTGGIASRLSLELKKRYLLGGSALGGSVIKSGSASNVDTKLRNFTDAISQHQKLLNPAPEPSPTMQAFLQGTSKLRTNNAPLSPLSPTVLFSRQLSTDHCRNSLNDVAKPTTLIETSKAQQLPDLVKESSILKSKTAPNICNESSVKDGKLIDEQVFLQETNNLTKKASIASTIEDVKSSQNTEKVLSNNAEEGNGFRPRSPLHETSIVVPQVDWSRKNEDKDASSGDFEMDSDSLSSSDSNEAVEKQLAVNLLPPRLRIHSTDGDLLLDEGADRYTKLYDPDDGQTFEPDSIEVSFLRDRRLLDPIDNTVEMVNNNMERLDLRDDNRKSNCSSPTSEASAMSNKQDDSEENDVTTAAFTETEFSEWARDGEALVSDDLRDVELDINPNFITVRRNNAKLSCTPAKIAKEEDTELDYSKIDRLIDHEYPNNNTSKLLVNGEDINYMDTDNESLLDDSLQDASNIAMLKNRGYIEFVNIKTTLSNIPTSTNMCDLRIADAPIARLDLENDSYGEEEEEEGFKDANVIEIDPVTMEDVMGKLNEPNVSKSSMKSDIPVKDPNEGEFKENVKREQLAEAFNKELLQSMEEDSLLLVEPAEDTTTSEVVTVLASPINPQVSIIPVETTEKREEPAKADSSNPDYLEYVKRLQSRIAEFSNAKDSIDVRKSRRKNSKSLAQIRTAEMIAEEIKCQETMNVTVDSNGVNSPATSRKLEEITRERSKQKNLIQDLLMDKLEAHKQKSAEKKARRAARASSFTTALSPIKPSLSNSSSVGNKFVPTSIMSPVSSPTHTTFGEANKSLNLSMFSCPREQTDQEEAKEKIPKKADEEPITASLENSFKTPLAPPRLKSEEARRTAEKARQDARERARMKSDEDLGLSPEDRIKELRMKVTRRQLSMDDTKKDDTPKTERVKSYNFSTIDNSEPKLQISKSTDNMKNIAKKINFQKLPAAGAKSMDELLNTAGLSLSDNNSMATKRDKKKQKDSERRKSIIQAVSDFFFKKETSPSPNQKDKLSMFRLTSKSKGKIDKTVSSKCDTRPKSVCEDMLVGNFLRENPPPVPPPPLNYSAYATQVSDDSLSDDDTKTAALSGSCMQKVTATEESCNSVSRKLKTAKKVARQAQLKRLRMAQEIQRKLEETEVKQKELESRGVSVEKALRGEGDSSNREEADLLREWFDLMKERTELRRYEKELLVRAQEVQLEDRHERLQQELRERLADDDDKKTSDDVKKEGEILTEMLEIVAKRDSLIVLLEEERQRYQNEDRDLEAQMLAKGLRLTPIKKCGPKYSV; encoded by the exons ATGGATCAGATCGGCAAGAAGCAAGCGGCCAACTCACCGGAGGTGGCGTTGGCCAGCGAGATTTTCGACCAGTTTTGCAACGCCGCTACGTTGAAATCTATTCTTAGCTACTACAGACAACTGTGCGAATTGCTGAAAATCCGACCGAACGCCATTAATCAGTTTTATCCAAAGTTGAAAACAAAACTGCGATCGTGGAAGGCGCAAGCTCTATGGAAGAAATTCGATCAGCGAGCAAATCACAAGTGTTATAATCGTGGCAAAGTATGCCCGAACACGAGg GTTTTGATTATCGGCGGTGGCCCATGTGGTCTGCGCACAGCTATAGAAGCGCAATTATTGGGAGCCAAAGTCGTTGTGGTGGAGAAAAGAGACCGAATGTCCCGGAACAATGTTTTACATCTATGGCCTTTCGTCATTCAGGATCTACGTGGCTTAGGAGCGAAGAAATTTTTCGGCAAGTTTTGCGCCGGTTCTATAGATCACATCAGCATTCGACAGCTGCAGTGTATTTTGCTAAAGGTTGCTCTGATTCTTGGTGTCGAGTTCCACGAGAATGTAAGCTTCGATTCTTTGATTCAACCACCGGATAACCAGGAAGATGGca AGATCGGTTGGAGAGCGAAGACTTCACCAGCTGATCATCCTGTCTCCCAATACGAATTCGATGTGCTAATTGGAGCTGATGGCAAGAGAAATACCTTGGAAGGTTTCAAACGAAAGGAATTTCGAGGAAAACTAGCCATCGCAATCAcggcaaattttataaacaaacgGACCGAGGCAGAGGCTCGTGTCGAAGAGATCAGCGGTGTCGCCTTTATCTTTAATCAAAAGTtcttcaaagaattgtaccaAGAAACGGGTATCGACTTGGAAAATATCGTGTATTATAAAGATGATACGCATTATTTCGTTATGACTGCCAAGAAACATAGTTTAATCGACAAGGGAGTTATTCTGCGG gATCATGCTGACACTGCAAAACTACTCGCAAAAGAAAATGTGGATCGTGAAGCGTTGATGTTATACGCGCGAGAAGCGGCGGAATTTTCGACGGAATATCAAATGATGGATATGGAATTTGCGGTAAATCATTATGGTCAACCGGACGTAGCCATGTTCGACTTTACTTCGATGTACGCGGCAGAAAATGCAAGTCGCGTATTGGAGCGTCACGGTCATAGACTGCTCATGATCCTCGTAGGCGATAGCCTTTTGGAG CCATTTTGGCCTACCGGCTCTGGTTGCGCAAGAGGATTCTTGAGCTCTCTGGATGCGGGCTGGGCAATCAAAGGTTGGGGTGCTTCGTTGTTACCGTTAGAAGTAATTGCAGAGCGTGAATCCATATACAGACTGTTGGGACAGACGACACCAGAGAACTTGAATAGAGATTACGCCGCATATACCTTGGATCCTCACACTAG gtatccGAATCTTAATGTACGTTCTGTAACTCCGATACAAGTGCGCAGTCTTCTTGACACGGATGATCCTGAAAGCATCAAACAACCCGCGATACAGTCTGAAATCGATATTCCAAAGAAACGAAAACGTCGCG atcTGAGAGCTGACACTCAAGTTCATCCAGACACGTTGCTTCGCTGGCTACAAAAGCAAGTTGCATTGTACGATAAAGTTCACATCGAAGATATGGGTGCCTCTTTTAAAGATGGTTTAGCTATTTGTGCAATTGTTCATAGATACCGTCCagatttaattgatttttatagcTTAAACGCGAAAGATGCAGTAAAGAACAATCAACTCGCCTTTGATACATTGGATAAGGAATTGAACATACCACCG ATAATGACAGGAGAAGAAATGGTTCAATGCGATGTTCCTGATACACTTGCCATGTTTTCTTACTTAACGCAAATATATGAAGTTTTTAGAGGCGAGATTCCATACATCAAACATCCGAAATTA GAACCAGAAGCGGAGGAATGCACCGCGCATCCAAAGCAACTGAAACAATGGACATCTGAGGAAAAGGCTACGAAAGCACGGCACTCACGCTCACGGCATGCTAATGAAAATGTGCACTCTTACGTGGACAAAAAGGATAATACGGTTGGCCGGCGTTCTCGAAAGAGGCGAAGTACCGAGAAAGTGGGCGCTACGATG GATGAAAGGCAGAAAAAACTCGATGAGATCGAGAAGCATCGAACCGAGCGCATGAAGAAGCGGCAATATTTGCGCAAGATGGCAACCGAGCAGTTCTacaaaagtatgcagatgctGCAAGCCAATGCAAAACGCGAGAAAGATGAGCCCTTTGAGGATTActcgatttttttataccgTCAAACTGCACCAGATTTCAAGGATAGAGTAAAAGACTTAGAGCAGAAAATACTTTATCCA GACAGACAACCTAAAGTACGCATTGGTCACCGAAGAGGTAGCGTAGACGAGGAGTTTTCGGGAAGGATAAAAGATTTTGAAGATAAGCTGAAAGGGACAACATCTTCCGAGAAGAAACCTAGAGATCTTTTACGTGCTATCG GTAAAATCGAGAAAACTGATTGGAACGTGAAAGAAATCGAAAAGAAGATCGAAGAGAACAAAATGGGCCGCGGCGTTCGTCACGAACGTGTAGAGAAAGTGCCGAAGTGGAGTCGCGAGCAG TTTTTAGCTCGGCAGATCAAGATGGAGAAGCGAGGCAACGATCAAAGAGATACCTACAGTAAGTACGCTGACATAGACAATACCCTGAAGAATATAGGCAAGAAGATCCGGGAAGGTAGCGCGCTCGGGTACAATAAAGTTTCAGCCATGGCTGAAcaattttcgaataaaaatcaGGATGTGGAACCCAAGCTGCAGAAATCG AACACTAAGCCTGCTGTCGTACTACCTGTGCAAGGGGGTTCAGAGATGTGccatttttgcaataaaagaGTTTATCTTATGGAAAGACTTAGTGCGGAAGGCAAATTTTTTCACCGCGGCTGCTTTCGATGTGAATATTGTTCCATCTCGTTAAGAATAG gAAATCATACATTTGATCGCGAGAAAAACGGAGGACGTTTTTACTGCACGCAACACTTTGGACTATCGGGAACGATGAAAACTAgagtagaaaaaaagaagatcaGCTTGgtgaataaagaaaatgtatctAATGCCGCGGCTACGTTAAAAACACCAGAAAAG gCCAAGACATCCTTAGAAGGCATTGTCGGACTCGATTTACTCGATCGTGGTCAAACTCCGGAAAGAATTGAATTTGAAAATCTGGCAGAAATATCAGATCCTGAGGAAGCTCACAGTCAAATGGATGAAGATGAATGGACAGATAGAAATTTTGGTGCTTCTACCGCAGAAATGGGATCCAGTGATGATATTTCGGATATGAG TGATTCTGATGAGGATAATGAAGTATTTGAGGAAGCTATAGATCAACCACTAACGACTGAAGGAACTCTCGAGTTAGCCAAGAATTGGACATTGCGTTATTCGCATCCGCATGCTACAATCGGACAATCTGATACTGGCAGCAATGAATATGAAGATTCTAGCGACGAATATACTAGTGAAG ACGATGAAAGTGGCACTGCGACTGAAGACGAAGAAGACGTACGCGCACGAGAGCTCCGGAAGCAGGAAGTGTGGTTGAAGGTGCCACCGCGCAGCTCTGATACCGATACCGGTTCGGAAACAGAG GTTGTCTCGTCGGAAGAAGCGTCGACTGAGGAGAGCGTGGAAAATTCCGCGACCGAAATTTCGACCGACTCCGAATTTGAGCACGATGAAGCGACTCCGACACAGCACGAGATTCCCGAGATTACCATCAACGATTCCTACGTGCGGAAAACGAGAGGCGCTTATGTTGAGCTGAAGAAAGTGCAGGTGAAGAGTAAGGTGATCTCTTCGATCAATGGCAACCTGACGCAAGACAAAAGACAGCAAGATATTAGCGAGCAGTTTTTGGGAGACCGTACTAAGAATCTTGAATCGAACAAAGAAGTAAATTGCAACGTGCCGGCTTCTGTCGACACAAATAACTGTACACCATTGTTGAATCCACGAAAGGGAGATTATCTTTTGAATCGCACTCACTCCACCGGCGGAATCGCTTCGAGACTCTccttagaattaaaaaaacgttatttgTTAGGCGGATCAGCGTTGGGTGGTTCCGTTATAAAATCAGGTTCGGCGTCTAATGTGGACACGAAATTGAGAAACTTTACTGATGCAATCTCTCAGcatcaaaagttattaaacCCAGCACCGGAGCCTAGTCCTACCATGCAAGCATTTCTTcaag gtacTAGTAAACTGCGAACCAACAATGCACCGCTTTCTCCACTGTCGCctacagttttattttcgcGACAGTTATCAACCGATCACTGCCGAAATTCATTAAACGATGTCGCGAAGCCGACCACCTTGATAGAAACATCTAAAGCACAGCAATTACCTGATTTAGTGAAAGAATCCAGTATTTTGAAATCGAAGACAGCACCCAACATCTGCAATGAGTCTTCAGTGAAAGACGGGAAGTTAATCGACGAACAAGTATTTCTACAGGAAACTAATAACTTGACGAAGAAGGCCTCTATTGCCTCTACTATAGAGGATGTAAAAAGCTCGCAAAATACAGAGAAAGTTCTCTCGAACAATGCGGAGGAAGGTAACGGTTTTAGACCGCGTAGTCCTCTCCACGAGACATCTATTGTCGTGCCGCAAGTAGACTGGAGCAGAAAGAACGAAGACAAGGATGCCAGTTCGGGTGATTTTGAGATGGACAGCGATTCATTATCCTCTTCCGACTCTAACGAAGCAGTTGAGAAGCAACTTGCCGTAAATCTTTTGCCGCCCAGATTACGGATTCATAGCACCGATGGTGATCTTTTACTGGATGAGGGAGCTGATCGATACACGAAGCTTTACGATCCTGATGATGGCCAGACTTTCGAGCCGGATTCTATCGAAGTCTCCTTTCTGCGGGACCGCCGATTACTCGATCCAATTGACAATACTGTTGAAATGGTGAATAATAATATGGAACGATTAGATTTGCGGGATGACAATAGAAAGAGCAACTGCAGCAGCCCTACTTCCGAAGCTTCGGCAATGTCTAACAAACAAGATGATTCCGAGGAGAACGATGTTACTACCGCAGCATTCACTGAGACAGAGTTTTCCGAATGGGCCCGCGATGGAGAGGCTTTGGTTTCTGACGACCTTCGTGACGTAGAACTCGACATTAATCCTAATTTCATCACTGTACGAAGGAATAATGCAAAGTTATCCTGTACACCCGCCAAAATTGCTAAAGAGGAGGATACGGAACTCGACTATTCCAAGATCGATCGGTTAATCGATCACGAGTACCCGAACAATAACACGTCAAAACTCTTAGTCAATGGCgaagatattaattacatgGATACAGACAATGAGTCGCTGCTGGATGACAGCCTTCAAGATGCTTCCAATATCGCAATGCTGAAAAATCGAGGTTACATCGAATTCGTCAATATCAAGACGACTCTTTCCAACATTCCTACTTCAACTAACATGTGCGATCTACGAATCGCTGATGCGCCAATAGCGAGGCTCGATCTGGAAAACGATTCGTACGgtgaagaagaagaggaagaaggcTTCAAGGACGCCAATGTGATCGAAATTGATCCAGTTACCATGGAGGATGTGATGGGCAAATTAAACGAGCCTAATGTGAGTAAATCGTCAATGAAATCGGATATTCCGGTGAAAGATCCGAATGAGGGGGAATTTAAGGAGAACGTGAAGCGGGAACAATTGGCAGAAGCTTTTAACAAAGAATTACTTCAATCGATGGAGGAAGATAGTTTGTTACTTGTAGAGCCAGCGGAAGATACGACTACCAGCGAAGTTGTCACAGTACTTGCGAGTCCGATCAATCCTCAGGTGTCTATAATTCCTGTAGAAACGACGGAGAAGCGCGAGGAGCCAGCCAAAGCGGACTCCAGCAATCCGGACTATCTGGAATACGTAAAGAGATTGCAATCTAGGATCGCAGAGTTTAGCAACGCCAAGGATTCTATTGACGTAAGAAAATCAAGGCGAAAAAACTCAAAAAGTTTGGCGCAGATCCGTACCGCAGAAATGATCGCTGAAGAGATTAAGTGCCAGGAAACGATGAACGTAACGGTAGACAGTAATGGTGTCAATTCACCGGCAACCTCGAGAAAACTTGAAGAGATTACAAGAGAACGGTCGAAACAAAAGAACCTTATTCAGGATCTTCTAATGGATAAACTTGAGGCTCACAAACAGAAGTCAGCCGAGAAAAAGGCCCGAAGAGCTGCCAGAGCCTCATCTTTTACCACAGCGTTGTCACCGATAAAACCGTCATTATCAAATTCTTCTTCCGTCGGTAATAAGTTTGTGCCTACTTCTATAATGTCACCAGTGAGCAGTCCGACTCACACAACTTTCGGGGAGGCGAACAAGTCGTTGAATCTTTCGATGTTTTCGTGCCCTCGTGAGCAAACCGATCAAGAAGAAGCCAAAGAAAAAATCCCAAAGAAGGCAGACGAAGAGCCGATTACTGCTAGTCTAGAGAATTCTTTTAAAACGCCACTTGCACCACCAAGATTGAAGAGCGAGGAAGCTAGAAGGACCGCCGAAAAGGCTAGACAAGATGCACGAGAACGGGCTAGAATGAAGAGCGACGAAGACTTAGGCTTAAGTCCTGAAGACAGAATCAAGGAATTGAGAATGAAGGTGACTCGGAGACAACTCTCGATGGACGATACGAAAAAGGACGATACGCCGAAGACTGAAAGAGTTAAATCGTACAACTTTAGCACGATAGATAATTCGGAGCCAAAATTACAAATCAGCAAAAGCACCGATAATATGAAGAACATCGCAAAGAAGATCAATTTCCAGAAGCTACCAGCGGCTGGTGCGAAATCGATGGATGAGTTGCTGAATACCGCAGGTCTGTCACTTTCGGATAACAATAGTATGGCAACCAAACGGgataagaagaaacaaaaagactCGGAGAGACGAAAGAGTATTATACAGGCGGTGTCAGACTTCTTCTTCAAGAAAGAAACAAGTCCATCGCCAAATCAGAAGGACAAGTTATCAATGTTCCGACTGACTTCGAAATCAAAAGGAAAA ATTGATAAAACTGTTTCATCAAAATGCGACACAAGACCTAAAAGTGTATGCGAGGATATGCTCGTAGGAAATTTTCTAAGGGAAAATCCCCCGCCTGTACCGCCGCCACCGCTTAACTATTCTGCGTATGCCACTCAAGTATCAG ATGACAGTTTATCAGATGACGATACCAAAACAGCTGCTTTATCAGGATCGTGTATGCAGAAAGTTACGGCAACTGAAGAATCGTGCAATAGTGTTTCGCGTAAATTGAAGACTGCTAAAAAAGTAGCCAGACAAGCACAGTTAAAGAG attgcGGATGGCTCAagaaatacaaagaaaattagaGGAAACTGAAGTAAAACAAAAGGAATTGGAAAGCCGGGGCGTAAGTGTCGAGAAAGCGCTACGTGGTGAAGgag attccTCCAATCGTGAAGAAGCTGATTTGCTTAGAGAATGGTTTGATCTTATGAAGGAACGTACGGAACTGCGTAGATATGAAAAGGAACTTCTAGTGCGTGCACAAGAGGTTCAGTTGGAAGATCGTCATGAACGATTGCAACAAGAATTGCGTGAACGCTTGGCTGACGatg atGATAAGAAGACCAGTGATGATGTTAAAAAAGAAGGGGAAATTTTGACGGAAATGTTGGAGATAGTAGCAAAAAGGGATTCCTTAATCGTCCTATTGGAGGAAGAACGACAAAG ATATCAGAACGAAGACCGTGACCTCGAAGCTCAAATGCTGGCTAAAGGCCTGAGATTAACgccaattaaaaaatgtggtCCTAAATATTCAGTCTAA